The DNA segment GCTATCGCAGCAGCTTATGGTGATAACTTGGTTTCAACAGCTGATCAACTTGCAGATGAACATAAAGTAACAGCGCAGCAAGCTGATTTTTTATGTGAATTAGGCACGCTAATCAATTATAACGGCTACGGTGCGTCATTAGACGATTTACATTTTGACCCCGCGGTTCTCTATCGCCAACTATCACAATTTACCTCGCCATTTTCATTACAAGATGACCAATCATCGGTGTTCTATACATTGCAATCCGCTTATCGTCACGATCATCAACGAGTGACTGGCATTACACCTTATATAAGTAATGATATTTGCGAAGTATATGTTTTACCTTGTGAGGCGTGGGCGAGGCGTATTAGTGGTGTTTATGGCAATGAATTAGCTAACCGCAACCAAAGTAAAGCCCATGCGGTATTAACCCTTAATAGCGATGGATCTTATCTGGTCAGTGTTCGCGCGCCACTTGAAAATCGTGTTGGTGCGGATGACCTTTGCGCTCAATTTACCACAGGCGGTGGTCGTAAAGCGGCTGCAGGCATTAATAAATTACCAGCAGGTCAAATAGATAAATTTGTAAATATGTTAGCTTCATCTTATGCATAACAAGCCATAAACCGTGTCTTAAAGGCGAGGATATTTGTTTATGCTCTAGGCGATATTGGTTTGTGATCATAGAAAATAGAGTCATTTTATGGCTCTGCAGTGTTGAGCCTCATTATATTAAATAAGTTCGGCTACGTTTCTTCACCCGTTTCAACTTCAGTCCTTTTAAAGCTAATGCCACCTTCAAACTAAAGCATTAGAAAACGCTCATCAACCTAATCAATCCGTACCTTAATATGTTGATTTTGGTCACACTTCATATGTACTCAATACCCGCTATGGTAGGGTTAAACTGTGTCTAAAAATAATGTAAACAGGTTGGGTATGCAGTATTAGCATACTAAATACCATTTCAATATTATCTGATTAGTATAATTAACCGTGTTGCTTTGTTGTTTAACATTAAGAAATAGTTGTTGTTAATTAAAGGATGTAATTACTTTTTAGCTCATTCATCGTTAATGAATTTTATTTATCAGTAGCATTTAAACTCACAATTAAGGGATTAAAATTA comes from the Moritella yayanosii genome and includes:
- a CDS encoding DHH family phosphoesterase is translated as MHYDVFNGDADGIIALLQLRLNEPKQSTLITGVKRDNSLLKHVDVTKASAVVALDISMEKNTEALTSILANDIPVFYCDHHRTGAIPQSDKLTALVDTSSEVCTSLLINNKLGNKYIHWAIAAAYGDNLVSTADQLADEHKVTAQQADFLCELGTLINYNGYGASLDDLHFDPAVLYRQLSQFTSPFSLQDDQSSVFYTLQSAYRHDHQRVTGITPYISNDICEVYVLPCEAWARRISGVYGNELANRNQSKAHAVLTLNSDGSYLVSVRAPLENRVGADDLCAQFTTGGGRKAAAGINKLPAGQIDKFVNMLASSYA